In Bacillota bacterium, the following are encoded in one genomic region:
- the topA gene encoding type I DNA topoisomerase, whose product MAKKTLLIVESSTKANTIKRFLGSGYQVLASNGHLIDLPKSKLGIDIEKDFKPTYITIRGRGEILNKLKSAGKKVDRVLLAADPDREGEAICWHLSRALGLDDRDLIRIEFNEITGAAIKKALKEPKLIDENRVEAQQARRILDRLVGYQISPLLWQKVRKGLSAGRVQSVAVALICDREKEIEAFVADEYWSVEAVLTGQSRQPFSAQLLKAKGKKIKIGNRETADRIVKELEGSSFVVEKVTAKKVNRRPAPPFITSSLQQVAAQKLGFNTRKTMQLAQQLYEGIKLGDGRATGLVTYIRTDSTRISNEACKRVREYIGEKLGPQYLPPTPHAFKSPRRAQEAHEAIRPSDVYREPEQVKAFLNRDQWRLYKLIWSRFVASQVAAAVVDTLKVDIIGGDYSLRATGIRVVFDGHLSVYRKDEKDSKADNWLPPLAEGEELKLKSLLPEQHFTAPPPRYNEASLVRTLEVKGIGRPSTYSPIIETIRSRGYVSLEKKVFKPTELGTIIVDLLKEFFPEIIDVEFTARLEDKLDDIEEGKLNSIQVLEEFYGPFSNRLKVAGEQMQKVEMEPEYSGQQCPQCEKPLVYRTGRFGRFLACSGFPECRYTRNIKTELGVKCPACGGEMLEKRTRKGRIFYGCSNYPKCTFSLWKKPLPEKCPDCGYFMIEKDRNRKIIACGNPECPEKAARENKL is encoded by the coding sequence TTGGCTAAAAAGACTCTTTTGATTGTTGAATCTTCAACCAAGGCCAATACAATAAAGAGATTCCTGGGCAGCGGTTACCAGGTTCTTGCTTCCAATGGCCATCTGATCGATCTTCCCAAGAGCAAATTGGGTATCGATATTGAAAAGGATTTCAAACCAACTTATATCACTATCCGCGGACGCGGTGAAATACTGAACAAACTGAAATCTGCGGGGAAGAAGGTGGACAGGGTGTTGCTTGCTGCTGACCCGGATCGTGAAGGCGAGGCTATCTGCTGGCATCTCAGTCGGGCGCTTGGTCTTGATGATCGTGATCTGATCAGAATAGAATTCAACGAGATCACGGGGGCAGCGATAAAAAAGGCTCTCAAGGAACCCAAGCTTATCGATGAAAATCGTGTGGAAGCCCAGCAGGCCAGAAGGATACTTGATCGCCTCGTTGGCTACCAGATCAGCCCACTTCTCTGGCAAAAGGTAAGGAAGGGCTTGAGTGCGGGAAGGGTGCAATCGGTCGCCGTTGCGCTGATTTGTGATCGCGAGAAGGAGATAGAAGCTTTTGTAGCGGATGAATACTGGTCTGTCGAAGCGGTCCTGACCGGCCAGAGCAGGCAACCTTTCAGTGCCCAGCTTCTCAAAGCTAAAGGCAAAAAAATCAAGATCGGCAACAGGGAAACGGCTGACAGGATCGTGAAGGAACTGGAGGGCAGTTCTTTTGTCGTGGAGAAAGTAACGGCCAAAAAGGTGAACAGGCGGCCGGCGCCTCCATTCATAACGAGCAGTTTGCAGCAGGTGGCGGCGCAGAAGCTGGGGTTCAATACCAGGAAAACCATGCAACTGGCGCAGCAGCTTTACGAGGGGATCAAGTTGGGTGATGGCAGGGCTACCGGATTGGTAACCTATATACGTACCGACTCGACCAGGATTTCCAACGAGGCATGCAAACGGGTGCGTGAATACATCGGGGAAAAACTTGGTCCACAGTATCTTCCACCGACTCCACACGCTTTCAAATCCCCCAGAAGGGCCCAGGAGGCTCACGAAGCGATACGGCCATCGGATGTATACCGGGAACCTGAACAGGTAAAAGCATTCCTGAACAGGGACCAGTGGAGACTCTACAAGCTTATATGGTCGCGATTTGTGGCCAGTCAGGTGGCTGCGGCGGTAGTGGACACGCTCAAGGTGGATATCATCGGGGGAGATTATTCCCTTCGCGCCACCGGAATCCGTGTGGTGTTCGATGGGCATTTGAGTGTTTACCGTAAAGATGAGAAGGATTCAAAAGCAGACAATTGGCTTCCGCCCCTTGCAGAAGGAGAAGAGCTGAAATTGAAATCCCTTTTACCGGAGCAGCATTTTACCGCGCCCCCGCCGAGGTACAACGAGGCGTCATTGGTAAGAACACTGGAAGTCAAAGGAATAGGGCGCCCCAGTACCTATTCGCCAATCATCGAGACAATCCGCAGCCGTGGTTATGTAAGTCTGGAAAAAAAGGTTTTCAAGCCCACGGAACTGGGTACGATCATCGTGGACCTGTTGAAGGAATTTTTTCCGGAGATCATAGATGTTGAATTTACCGCCAGGCTGGAGGATAAGCTGGATGATATCGAGGAAGGGAAGTTGAACAGCATCCAGGTTCTGGAGGAATTTTACGGGCCGTTTTCCAATCGTCTGAAGGTGGCCGGGGAGCAGATGCAGAAGGTGGAGATGGAACCCGAATATAGCGGCCAGCAATGCCCCCAGTGTGAAAAACCCCTTGTTTACCGTACCGGGCGTTTTGGACGTTTTCTGGCCTGTTCCGGCTTTCCGGAATGTCGTTATACGCGGAATATAAAGACGGAACTGGGGGTCAAATGCCCGGCATGCGGCGGGGAAATGCTGGAGAAACGGACACGCAAGGGGCGCATTTTCTACGGCTGCAGCAATTATCCAAAGTGTACATTTTCCCTCTGGAAAAAACCGTTGCCGGAAAAGTGCCCCGACTGCGGTTATTTCATGATCGAAAAGGATCGTAACCGGAAGATCATCGCTTGCGGGAACCC
- the dprA gene encoding DNA-protecting protein DprA, producing the protein MVKLPYLHALNMIPCLGPKSIEALREYFPDPEEAWRAPPGALRNIPGWGKLAAKFVADRAEISVEEEWKKIENSGIVVLSMDDPRYPLLLKEIHSPPPVIYVDGELGEGEARVAMVGSRKSTLYGREVALKLSGELAAMGIAVVSGMAMGIDTWSHRGALDVGGRTIAVLGSGVDVCYPARNRRLKADISRRGAVISEFPPGTTPLPRNFPQRNRIISGISLGVVVVEAMERSGALITADFALEQGREVFAVPGNINSPYSRGCNRLIKQGAKLVESVDDILEELDHLVQKKETTGGVRQMTLDDAEEEKMLTLIPFQPIHFDEIVRLSGLPSSRLNGILLNLELKGFLNQLPGKYFVRMH; encoded by the coding sequence ATGGTCAAATTGCCTTATCTTCACGCCCTGAACATGATCCCCTGTCTGGGGCCGAAGAGCATTGAAGCATTGAGGGAGTATTTTCCCGACCCGGAAGAAGCCTGGCGTGCGCCGCCAGGAGCATTGAGGAATATTCCCGGTTGGGGCAAGTTGGCGGCAAAATTTGTAGCCGATCGTGCTGAAATCAGCGTTGAAGAGGAATGGAAGAAGATCGAGAACAGTGGTATCGTTGTACTGTCCATGGATGATCCCCGCTATCCGCTGCTGCTCAAGGAGATTCATTCGCCGCCACCTGTTATCTATGTGGACGGCGAGCTCGGGGAAGGGGAAGCGAGGGTGGCCATGGTCGGTAGCCGCAAATCAACCCTTTATGGACGGGAGGTCGCCCTGAAATTGTCCGGCGAATTGGCCGCCATGGGAATAGCTGTCGTCAGCGGTATGGCCATGGGTATCGATACATGGTCGCACCGAGGTGCGCTCGATGTGGGGGGAAGGACAATCGCGGTGCTAGGTTCGGGGGTGGATGTATGCTACCCCGCTCGCAATCGCCGCTTGAAGGCTGATATCAGCCGCCGGGGGGCCGTGATCAGCGAATTCCCTCCAGGCACGACTCCTTTACCCCGGAATTTTCCCCAGAGAAACCGGATCATCAGCGGCATCTCCCTGGGTGTGGTCGTGGTGGAGGCGATGGAAAGAAGCGGCGCATTGATAACGGCTGATTTTGCACTGGAGCAGGGGCGGGAAGTTTTTGCCGTACCCGGTAATATAAACAGCCCCTACAGCCGGGGGTGCAATCGCCTGATAAAACAGGGGGCCAAACTGGTTGAATCGGTCGATGATATTCTTGAGGAGCTGGATCATCTTGTCCAGAAAAAAGAAACGACGGGTGGAGTGAGGCAGATGACACTGGACGATGCGGAGGAGGAAAAAATGTTGACACTGATCCCCTTTCAGCCCATCCATTTCGATGAGATTGTCCGCCTCAGCGGGCTCCCTTCGTCCAGATTGAACGGTATATTGTTGAACCTGGAGTTGAAGGGTTTTTTGAATCAGCTACCGGGAAAATATTTTGTACGGATGCATTGA
- a CDS encoding aspartate 1-decarboxylase: MLRFMCKSKIHMATVTEANLNYMGSITIDSALMEAADLLAYEKVHVLNCSNGARLETYVIAGPRGDGDICLNGAAARLVDPGDKVIIIGYGVFSEKELEGFKPRVIFVNEKNRIQGVREERPFTETAF, encoded by the coding sequence TTGTTGAGGTTCATGTGCAAATCCAAAATTCATATGGCCACGGTGACGGAGGCCAATCTAAACTACATGGGAAGCATAACTATTGACTCTGCTCTCATGGAGGCGGCTGATCTTCTGGCCTATGAAAAGGTCCATGTATTGAACTGCAGCAACGGTGCCCGGTTGGAGACTTATGTTATTGCTGGCCCCCGCGGGGACGGGGACATCTGCCTGAATGGCGCCGCAGCCCGCCTGGTTGATCCCGGCGACAAGGTCATCATCATAGGTTACGGGGTTTTCAGCGAGAAGGAACTGGAAGGGTTCAAACCACGGGTGATATTTGTCAACGAGAAGAATCGCATCCAGGGTGTTCGGGAAGAGAGGCCTTTCACAGAGACAGCGTTTTAG
- a CDS encoding pantoate--beta-alanine ligase, whose translation MQVIRDFKTLKSEIAGARRDGKSVGFVPTMGFLHEGHLSLLREAVRQTEYVVLSIFVNPLQFGVGEDYEEYPRDLEQDRKKAEEAGCDLIFYPEVKSMYPRGYLTYVNTEGISEPLCGGSRPGHFRGVTTVVTKLFNLVTPDKAFFGQKDAQQALIIRKMVADLNMNLEIVVCPTIREDDGLAMSSRNAYLEPGERKAAAILYRTLKKARDMVLSGEKDARVVRDFMVDSIGKEPRANIQYIEVVDSETLQPLEEIETSALLALAVKFGETRLIDNILVEV comes from the coding sequence ATGCAGGTGATCAGAGATTTCAAAACTTTGAAAAGTGAAATAGCCGGGGCCAGGCGCGACGGCAAGAGTGTGGGCTTCGTGCCGACCATGGGCTTCTTGCATGAAGGCCATCTCTCACTGCTGAGGGAGGCGGTCCGGCAGACCGAATATGTGGTACTGAGCATCTTTGTCAATCCTTTACAGTTCGGGGTGGGTGAAGATTACGAAGAATACCCGCGTGACCTGGAGCAGGATCGAAAGAAGGCGGAGGAGGCCGGGTGCGACCTTATCTTTTACCCGGAGGTAAAATCCATGTACCCCCGGGGGTATCTTACCTATGTGAATACGGAAGGCATTTCAGAGCCGCTCTGCGGCGGTTCCAGGCCCGGCCATTTTCGAGGGGTTACCACGGTTGTTACCAAGTTGTTCAACCTCGTTACTCCGGACAAAGCTTTTTTCGGGCAGAAAGATGCACAGCAGGCGTTGATCATACGCAAGATGGTGGCCGATCTGAACATGAATCTGGAGATAGTGGTCTGTCCCACGATCAGGGAAGATGATGGCCTGGCCATGAGTTCTCGCAATGCTTACCTCGAGCCTGGCGAAAGAAAAGCGGCTGCCATCCTTTACCGTACCTTGAAAAAGGCACGCGATATGGTGTTGTCGGGGGAGAAGGATGCACGGGTGGTGCGGGATTTCATGGTCGATTCCATCGGTAAAGAACCCCGGGCGAATATTCAATATATCGAGGTTGTTGACAGCGAAACCCTTCAACCGCTGGAAGAAATAGAGACGTCTGCCTTGTTGGCCCTGGCTGTGAAGTTCGGGGAGACAAGATTGATCGATAATATCTTGGTGGAGGTGTAA
- the panB gene encoding 3-methyl-2-oxobutanoate hydroxymethyltransferase, whose protein sequence is MPEGKITIIDLKEKKKAKEKITMLTAYDYPTSELVDEAGVDTILVGDSLGMVVLGYKDTLAVTLDEMIHHARAVVRGAKRAMVIIDMPFMTYQIGREQAMSNAARAIQESGADAVKLEGGEEIIEAVKGITGAGIPVIGHLGLTPQSVGQMGGFKVQGKDMQTALKMVNDARMLEEAGAFGIVLECVPWLLARLITEQLSIPTIGIGAGEHCDGQVLVYHDVMGLYTGKRPKFVKQYARAREEMEKGVKSYIEEVKNGTFPADEHRFGMSEEVFEKLARTLDRLK, encoded by the coding sequence ATGCCCGAAGGCAAGATTACCATCATCGATCTGAAAGAGAAGAAGAAGGCCAAAGAGAAAATTACCATGCTCACCGCTTACGATTACCCCACTTCCGAGCTGGTTGACGAAGCCGGGGTGGACACCATCCTGGTGGGAGATTCCCTGGGTATGGTGGTGCTAGGATACAAGGATACGCTGGCAGTAACTTTGGATGAAATGATCCATCATGCCCGTGCAGTGGTCCGCGGAGCAAAGAGGGCCATGGTAATCATCGATATGCCTTTCATGACTTACCAGATCGGCAGGGAGCAGGCGATGTCCAATGCTGCCAGAGCCATACAGGAAAGTGGTGCTGACGCGGTCAAGTTGGAAGGCGGGGAGGAAATTATTGAAGCGGTAAAAGGGATTACCGGTGCCGGGATACCCGTTATCGGGCATCTGGGTCTGACGCCCCAATCGGTCGGTCAGATGGGCGGGTTCAAGGTACAGGGCAAGGATATGCAGACTGCTTTGAAGATGGTCAACGATGCCAGGATGCTCGAGGAAGCCGGTGCTTTTGGTATCGTGCTTGAATGTGTTCCCTGGCTGTTGGCGCGCCTGATCACGGAGCAGCTTTCTATACCCACGATTGGCATCGGGGCAGGGGAACATTGTGACGGTCAAGTCCTGGTCTATCACGACGTTATGGGGCTGTACACGGGGAAAAGGCCGAAATTTGTCAAGCAATACGCCCGGGCACGCGAGGAAATGGAAAAGGGAGTCAAGAGCTATATTGAAGAGGTAAAGAATGGTACCTTCCCGGCGGATGAACACCGTTTTGGCATGTCCGAAGAAGTGTTCGAGAAGCTGGCCAGAACTCTGGACCGGCTGAAGTGA
- a CDS encoding DUF2520 domain-containing protein, giving the protein MEDMNIGIVGAGNVGVALAMALKEKGFKLNGICCRTEDSARRASEKLGVDHSMDPEEVSRRADIVFITTPDRVIGEICREIARNGGFRDGQVVLHTSGAHDSTLLEPAKKAGADILSMHPLQTFPSSETGFQNLPGSYFTLEGDERALEVGEELVAAFEGVALTIPTEMKPLYHASACVVCNYFVALIDLGLKMMEIAGVDRQKALPAMMPLIEGTLANMKKVGVPRALTGPIDRGDASTIGRHIEKMKEVMPQVMEIYRLLGRFTAEVAEDKGTLSGEGKKNIIGALS; this is encoded by the coding sequence ATGGAAGACATGAACATTGGTATTGTCGGGGCCGGCAACGTGGGAGTGGCGCTGGCCATGGCTCTGAAAGAAAAGGGCTTCAAACTGAACGGGATCTGTTGTCGTACCGAGGATTCTGCCCGTCGTGCTTCGGAGAAATTGGGCGTGGATCATTCCATGGATCCGGAGGAGGTCTCCAGGCGAGCGGATATAGTCTTTATCACCACCCCCGATCGGGTTATCGGGGAAATCTGCAGGGAAATTGCCCGGAACGGTGGTTTCCGGGATGGACAAGTAGTCTTGCATACGAGTGGGGCTCACGATTCCACGCTCCTTGAACCGGCGAAAAAAGCAGGAGCCGATATCCTTTCCATGCATCCCTTGCAGACATTCCCCAGCTCGGAGACGGGTTTTCAAAATTTGCCCGGATCATATTTTACCCTGGAAGGTGATGAACGGGCTCTTGAAGTGGGAGAAGAATTGGTTGCCGCGTTCGAGGGGGTGGCACTGACGATTCCCACGGAAATGAAGCCTCTTTATCATGCTTCCGCCTGTGTAGTCTGCAATTATTTCGTGGCCCTGATCGATCTGGGGCTGAAGATGATGGAAATTGCAGGGGTAGATCGCCAGAAAGCTTTACCTGCCATGATGCCCTTGATTGAAGGGACACTTGCCAACATGAAGAAGGTGGGCGTTCCCCGGGCACTTACCGGGCCTATCGATCGCGGCGATGCCTCGACGATCGGCCGCCATATAGAAAAGATGAAGGAGGTTATGCCCCAGGTCATGGAAATATACCGCCTGCTTGGCCGTTTCACGGCCGAAGTAGCCGAGGACAAAGGCACGCTGTCAGGGGAAGGCAAGAAAAACATAATCGGGGCTTTATCATAG
- a CDS encoding M42 family metallopeptidase, giving the protein MDKLIAKLTEIFGPSGMESHVRKAIVEEIKDLPVEIAVDPLGNLAVTRKGRGGRLMLAAHMDEIGIIVTHIDAKGFLRIAGVGGIKPAQLVGQRFMFERGVKGTVHHEKIKKLNELDWPKLYLDIGATNDEEARARVSVGDMAVFDHRFVDLGGRYMAKAMDDRVGCAIMIEVLRRLPAKVPRELVFVFTTQEEVGLRGARSSSFSVDPSYGIAVDVTMVGDTPEAPLMDVALGKGPAVKVKDSSLISHPLVRRLMVETAEKNGIPYQLEVLEKGGTDAGAIHLSREGVPAGVVSIPCRYVHTASEMVDRHDVENAVILLEKLCLSPDWPG; this is encoded by the coding sequence ATGGATAAATTGATCGCAAAACTTACGGAAATCTTCGGTCCTTCGGGGATGGAGTCTCACGTTCGCAAAGCCATCGTGGAAGAGATCAAAGATCTTCCCGTGGAGATCGCCGTCGATCCGCTGGGCAACCTGGCTGTTACCAGGAAAGGGCGTGGGGGACGCCTGATGCTGGCTGCACACATGGATGAGATCGGCATTATCGTTACCCACATAGATGCGAAGGGGTTTCTTAGAATCGCCGGCGTGGGCGGTATAAAGCCTGCCCAACTTGTTGGTCAACGTTTCATGTTTGAACGGGGTGTGAAGGGGACCGTCCACCATGAAAAGATCAAGAAATTGAATGAACTCGATTGGCCCAAACTCTACCTTGATATAGGTGCAACAAATGATGAAGAAGCGAGGGCCAGGGTATCCGTTGGAGATATGGCTGTATTCGATCATCGTTTTGTTGACCTGGGGGGGCGTTACATGGCCAAAGCGATGGATGATCGGGTTGGCTGTGCAATAATGATCGAGGTTCTGCGGCGCCTGCCGGCAAAGGTCCCCCGGGAACTGGTCTTTGTTTTTACCACCCAGGAGGAAGTTGGATTGCGGGGGGCAAGAAGTTCATCGTTCAGTGTCGACCCGAGCTATGGCATTGCTGTGGATGTCACCATGGTCGGGGATACACCGGAAGCTCCTTTGATGGATGTAGCTCTCGGAAAGGGACCGGCTGTGAAGGTCAAGGATTCTTCACTGATAAGCCATCCCCTCGTCCGCCGCTTGATGGTCGAAACTGCGGAAAAAAACGGGATACCCTACCAGCTTGAGGTTCTGGAAAAGGGAGGTACCGATGCGGGGGCAATACACCTGAGCCGTGAGGGAGTGCCGGCAGGGGTTGTCTCCATTCCTTGCCGTTACGTGCATACTGCTTCGGAGATGGTGGATCGGCATGATGTTGAAAACGCTGTGATTCTCCTTGAAAAGCTATGCCTATCCCCCGATTGGCCCGGATAA